A DNA window from Hordeum vulgare subsp. vulgare chromosome 1H, MorexV3_pseudomolecules_assembly, whole genome shotgun sequence contains the following coding sequences:
- the LOC123452745 gene encoding ELF3-like protein 2, translated as MRRAGGGGGGGSGEDKVMGPLFPRLHVNDTTLKGGGPRAPPRNKMALYEQFSVPSQRFAANTAPAAHRPAASFAAVSSASAGQIGGIDRPLFPSFCVPSNEPVPLPQHINTNSSGHATSGRLSTQLKSKDAYAAGSTAECTSSHGRDNNAKNSSGNKLTNDDDFTVPSVFCSGVRPRSNHEEARIQENSTHLPATSPYKSGPTVSKPTAKFPNTDKRYLEGRNPSDTRSRDSPNIIRDKAPANTTTNFLEAEERTSSFQFSADKTMGKRDDKGSSYRDKPSSINVSDKQQSRNEGHQARTRNENAAESQNAPKAGNGPYSTDIACNGASNLSEKGLRETGEKRKRSTGHHDVQRDDSSDSSVESLPELEISPDDVVGAIGPKHFWKARRAIVNQQRVFAVQVFELHRLIKVQKLIAASPHLLIEGDPCLGSALVTSKKKTAAANVEKQLLSAKSKDDDDAQLTLQQVEYSKDNTEGNQASPSQDNDLVEVRHENQAASNGAVSSNPPAMPAPTDNKQNNWCAPPPQNQWLVPVMSPSEGLVYKPYTGPCPPAGSFLAPFYASCAPLSLPSTAGEFMNSPYGIPMPHQPQHMGVGGPPAMPPMYFPPFSVPVMNPVVSSSAVEQVSRVAAARPNTHLEHHSRSSCNMRNEAVSVGGVWRFHSSRGSKLQGSSAASSPFDRQQGQGEARGHAAAAPAAPPPTSSSAGNGNGNAAQQPQVSSGSQENPVAAAAAARVIRVVPHTARTASESAARIFRSIQMERQQNGP; from the exons ATGAggagggccggcggcggcggcggcggcggcagcggggaGGACAAGGTCATGGGCCCGCTCTTCCCCAGGCTGCACGTCAACGACACCACCCTCAAGGGCGGCGGCCCGCGCGCGCCGCCCCGCAACAAGATGGCCCTCTACGAGCAGTTCAGCGTCCCCTCCCAGCGCTTCGCCGCCAACACCGCCCCAGCCGCCCACCGACCCGCCGCCAGCTTcgccgccgtctcctccgcctccGCCGGACAG attgGTGGGATCGACAGACCTCTCTTTCCATCATTTTGCGTGCCTTCAAACGAACCCGTGCCTTTGCCACAACACATCAATACCAACTCAAGTGGGCATGCTACCTCTGGGAGGCTTTCCACACAGCTTAAGAGCAAGGATGCCTATGCTGCCGGATCGACTGCTGAGTGTACTAGTTCACACGGCAGAGACAACAACGCCAAGAATTCTTCTGGGAACAAGTTGACTAACGATGATGATTTTACGGTTCCTTCCGTCTTCTGCTCTGGAGTGCGTCCTCGTTCTAACCATGAGGAAGCGAGGATCCAAGAGAATTCCACACACTTACCAGCTACAAGTCCATATAAGAGTGGGCCTACGGTGTCCAAACCAACTGCAAAATTTCCCAACACCGACAAGAGGTACCTGGAAGGAAGGAACCCGTCGGACACGAGATCAAGGGACTCTCCAAATATTATTAGGGACAAAGCACCAGCAAACACAACGACAAACTTTTTGGAAGCTGAAGAGAGGACTTCATCGTTTCAATTTTCTGCAGACAAGACAATGGGTAAAAGAGACGACAAAGGGTCTTCGTATAGGGACAAGCCGAGCAGTATAAATGTTTCTGATAAGCAACAATCCCGAAACGAGGGGCACCAGGCTAGAACAAGGAATGAGAATGCTGCCGAGTCTCAGAATGCTCCAAAGGCTGGAAATGGGCCATACTCTACTGACATTGCATGCAATGGCGCTTCTAATCTGTCAGAGAAAGGCCTAAGAGAGACTGGTGAGAAGAGAAAAAGATCAACCGGACATCACGATGTGCAGAGGGATGATTCCTCGGATTCCTCTGTGGAATCTCTGCCAGAACTGGAGATCTCTCCAGATGATGTTGTCGGTGCTATTGGTCCAAAGCATTTCTGGAAAGCAAGAAGAGCTATCGTCAA TCAGCAGCGGGTTTTTGCTGTCCAAGTGTTTGAGCTGCATCGACTGATCAAA GTGCAGAAATTGATTGCAGCATCCCCACACCTACTTATTGAAGGAGATCCATGCCTTGGCAGTGCCCTGGTGACAAGCAAGAAGAAGACAGCTGCAGCCAATGTGGAAAAGCAGCTTCTGTCAGCTAAAAGCAAAGATGACGATGATGCACAGCTTACCCTGCAGCAGGTGGAGTACTCGAAAGATAACACCGAAGGAAACCAGGCTTCACCATCTCAAGACAATGATCTAGTCGAGGTCCGGCATGAGAACCAAGCTGCATCAAACGGTGCGGTTAGCAGTAACCCTCCTGCTATGCCTGCTCCTACCGACAACAAGCAGAACAACTGGTGTGCTCCTCCGCCTCAGAATCAGTGGCTCGTTCCCGTTATGTCTCCGTCGGAAGGGCTCGTCTACAAACCATACACAGGGCCGTGCCCCCCTGCAGGAAGCTTCTTGGCCCCGTTTTATGCAAGCTGTGCTCCCCTGAGCCTGCCATCTACAGCTGGGGAATTCATGAATTCTCCATACGGCATCCCTATGCCTCACCAGCCGCAGCACATGGGCGTCGGCGGCCCTCCAGCCATGCCTCCGATGTACTTCCCGCCTTTCAGCGTGCCGGTGATGAACCCGGTGGTCTCGTCCTCCGCAGTGGAGCAGGTGAGCCGCGTAGCCGCAGCGCGACCCAACACTCACCTCGAGCACCACTCGAGGAGCTCGTGCAACATGAGGAACGAGGCCGTGTCGGTCGGCGGCGTCTGGAGGTTCCACTCGTCCCGCGGCAGCAAGCTGCAAGGGAGCAGCGCCGCCAGCAGCCCTTTTGACAGGCAGCAGGGCCAGGGCGAGGCGAGGGGCCATGCAGCGGCCGCGCCTGCGGCGCCCCCGCCTACGTCGTCGTCGGCCGGGAACGGGAACGGGAACGCGGCCCAGCAGCCCCAGGTCTCCTCGGGCAGTCAGGAGAACCcggtggcggcggcagcagcGGCCCGTGTGATCCGGGTGGTACCGCACACGGCACGCACCGCGTCGGAGTCGGCGGCGCGCATCTTTCGGTCGATCCAGATGGAGAGGCAGCAGAACGGCCCGTGA